The DNA window TGTTGTAAGCAGGACAAATGGGCCTGTTAGATAAACTGTCGYGATGGCTGGGTCTGAAGAAGAAAGAAGTGAARGTGTTGTGTTTGGGACTGGACAACAGCGGGAAAACCACCATCATCAACCAACTCAAACCCAGTAATGTAAGTCCACTGACATGGCCTAACAATAATTGAYcatataggcctactgtagtccATTGACTGATGTATTTGATTTTGTTCTAAATTGAAACGTATTAATGTGGTGGCCTGCTGTAGGCACGCGCGTCTTTTGCGCGCTGGCCTGTCAATGGAAAGAGACGGAGTTGTGTATCTGAGTTGAGTGAGCTGAGCCATGGAGATGGTGGTTATACATACGCGCTGTGAGTGTTAACCATTGtggttatacactacatgaccaaaagtcattgaacatctcattcKaaaatcatgggcattaatatggagttggtcccccctttgctgctactacagcctccactcttctgggaaggctttccactagatgttggaacattgctgcggggacttccttCCTTTCacccacaagagcattactgatgttgggcaattaggcctggctcgcaggcagtgttccaattcatcccaaaggtgttcaatggggttgagggtGTGcaatggtgttgaggtcagggctctgtgcaggccagtcaagttcttccacactgatcttgacaaatcagttctgtatgaacctcgctttgtgcacYGggacattgtcatgttgaaacagaaaatggccttctccaaactgttgccacaaagttggatgcacagaatcgtctagaatgccattattgtatgctgtagtgttgatttcccttcactgaaactaaggggcctcgcacaaaccatgaaaaacagccccaaaccattattcctcctccaccaaattttacagttggcactatgcattcgtgaaggtagtgttctcctggcatccgccaaatccagattagtccgtcggactgccagatggtgaagcgtgattcatcactccagagaacacgtttccactgctccagagcccaaTGGCGGCAAGcgttacaccattccagccgacgcttggaatTGCGCATMGGGATCTGAGGCTTGTGTGTGGTTGCTTCGCCATGGAAACCCATGAAGCTcccatgaacagttcttgtgctgatgttgcttccagatgtAGTTTGGAACTTATTTTGGAACTTACAACATTTCCcaatggggacaataaagtcaaagtcagtaaagtagtgagtgttgcaactgagggtAGAGGATTttcacgcgcttcagcactctgcggtcccattctttgagcttgtgtggcctaccactttgtgacgtaaccattgttgctcctagatgtttccacttcacaataatagcacatacagttgaccggggcagatctagcagggcagaaatttgacgaactgacttgttggaaagatggcatcctatgacagtgccatgttgaaagtcactgagctctttagtaaggcRtttcaattttatacacctgtcagcaatgggggtggctgaagtagccaaatccactaatttgaaggggtgtccacatacttttgtatatatagtgtatattagaGCTGTGAATTGTATGCATTGTGGTTATaagcagtgatgtagtggtaaacaAAAAACATAGGTGGGTAAACTGATCGCCAGTCGCGGTGAAAAAAGTAACGTTCCCTATACTTTCCATGAATTCTTTCCCAAAAGGTGGGTGTACTGTCATGCAAAAAATAAAGGTGAGTAAATTGTGTTTActtgcgtttaccctccactacaccactgattaTAAGAGCTGTAAGTGCTATCGCATTGTGGTTCTACATACGAGCTGTGGGTGTTATCGCATTGTGGTTATACATACGAGCTGTGAGTGCTATCGCATTGTGGTTATACATACGAGGCGGTGAGTGCTATCGCATTGTGGTATTACATACAAGCTGTGAGTGCTATCGCATTGTGGTTATACATACGAGCTGTGAGTTTTATCGCATTGTGGTATACATACGAGCTGTGAGGTTATCGCATTGTGGTTATACATACGAGCTGTGAGTGCTATCGCATTGTGGTTATACATACGAGCTGTAAGTGTTATCGCATTGTGGTTATACATACGAGCTGTGAGTGCTATCGCATTGTGGTTATACATACGAGCTGTGAGTGCTACGCATTGTGGTTATACATACGAGCTGTGAGTGCTATCGCATTGTGGTTATACATACGAGCTGTGTTATTGCATTGGGGTTATACATACGAGCTGTGGTAGTGTTATCGCACTGTGGTTATACTACGAGCTGTGAGTTTTATCGCATTGTGGTTATACATACGAGCTGTGAGTGCTATCGCATTGTGGTATACATACGGGCTGTGAGTGTTATCGCATTGTGGTTATACATACGAGCTGTGAGTGCTATCGCATTGTGGTTATACATACGGGCTGTGAGTGTTATCGCATTGTGGTTATACATACGAAGCTGTGTGTTATTGCATTGTGGTTATACATACGAGCTGTGAGTGCTATCGCATTGTGGTTATACACACGAGCTGTGAGTTTTATCGCATTGTGGTTATACATACGAGCTGTGAGTGCTATCGCATTGTGGTTATACATACGAGCTGTGAGTTTATCGCATTGTGGTTATACATACGAGCTGTGAGTGCTATCGCATTGTGTTATACATACGGCTGTGAGTGTTATCGCATTGTGGTTATACATACGAGCTGTGTGTTATTGCATTGTGGTTATACATACGAGCTGTGAGTGCTATCGCATTGTGTTATACACACGAGCTGTGAGTTTTATCGCATGTGGTTATACATACGAGCTGTGAGTGCTATCGCATTGTGGTTATACATACGAGCTGTGAGTTTTATCGCATTGTGGTTATACATACGAGCTGTGAGTTGTATCGCATTGTGGTTATACATACGAGCTGTAAGTGTTATCGCATTGTGGTTATACATACGAGCTGTGAGTGTTATCGCATTGTGGTTATACAACGAGCTGTAAGTGTTATCGCATTGTGATATACACACGAGCTGTAAGTGTTATCGCATTGTGGTATACATACGAGCGGTGTGTTATTGCATTGTGGTTATACATACGAGCTGTGTGTTATTGCATTGTGGTTATACATACGAGCTGTGAGTGTTATCGCATTGTGGTTATACACACYAGCTGTAAGTGTTATCGCATTGTGGTTATACATACGAGCTGTGTGTTATTGCATTCGTTACGCTGCAATTATCCACTGCTTGCTTGTTTTCAGCTAAGCTTATATGTCCCACTCTCAGACGACTGGAGACATGCTAGTCAGGTGAAGGTCAGTACAGCCTATTTRYCCCTATTTtgccatttatttttgatacactTCAGttattgtttgtctgtctgtgttttgtttgtgtgtggtattACAGACCCAGACACAAGACATTGTCCCAACTATTGGCTTCAATATAGAACAATTCAAGAGTTCAAGGTAGTAATTAACTTGTAATGTAAACTATGATTAACTTAGTGAACCaggtaaaagtaataataattatattactaTAGTGCGTTTGTTGATGCGTAATATGTATTTTGTCTCTATAAAGTTTGTCTTTCACAGTGTTTGACATGTCTGGTCAGAGCAGATATAGAAACCTATGGGAACATTACTACAAGTAAGACTTTACACCTGCACTGTTTATCTATATAGAACTGCATGATATGACAGGACGTTTTAATCCAGAGGTGCCTTACCTCTAAACTTAGAGTAACCAGTATTGCCTGTAGAGCAGTTTTAGTGGTTACCTAACCCTGAATCTATCTCCAAGAGTTACCGCCCCCCGGCCATTCGCTCTGAATCTAGTTGCTTAACCCTGATGTAGAGAAACACATTCAGTGTTTTTTACCATGTTGCTCCTCCTATCCCTTGTTGATGACATTGTTTTCTGTTGTGGTGTCCACAGAGAGAGTCACGCAATCATATTTGTCATCGATAGTGGAGACAAGTTACGAATGGTCGTTGCCAAAGAGGAGCTTGATACTCTTCTCAATCACCAAGGTAAGAGAAtgagagtaagaaagagagagagacaggaagagcgagagggagagaagaggagaaagacagacaaacTTTCCTCACCTGTTCTTTGGTGTTCCTTCTGCCTCCAGACATCTGCAGTAGGAGGATCCCTGTGCTGCTCTTTGCTAATAAGAGTGATCTGAGAGAAGCCATGTCTTCAGTCAAAGTCTCTCAGCTGCTCTGTCTGGAGAACATCAAGGACAAGCCCTGGCACATCTGGTAGGACAcaactctatcacacacacaagcaggtacagacacacacagttgtgTTGGGATAGGTTACTAAAATCTGTCCCTCTGTTTCAGTGCCAGTAATGCTGTAAAAGGAGAGGGCCTACAGGAGGGGGTGGACTGGCTACAAGGTACAtaactgtgtgtgcatgtacgtGTACTTTTTTCTGATGGAATTTTGTCACCAATATTGAATCATTCTGTTTTGTTCTACCTTACCCATAGAGCAAATTGCACCGTAAGTATCATGTGAGCTCACATTAGTTTATGTCACTGTGGTGGACTTAgaggatgatgttgttgatgggTTTGGAGCAGGGGAGACTATTCAGTTTGTAACAGGTATAATGTTGACGTGTGTCTCATGATGATTCATCTCCCCTACTCTTAACCCTCTAGTGCTGTACTTTTCTAATGTAGTTGTSGAACTTCAGGTCTCATTGTTGAGGCTGTTTGTTGTTGTAACTATCATCTCATGAATTGTCCATATATTTATAAACATATATTGTCCATATGTTTAGAAACAGATCATATCAGAATAATGAATGAAATGAAAGAATGAAAGGCTTACGATGAAGGAttgtgatggagagaggagggacctcCACAACTACAGCATGGCTCCTCCAGCCGGCCGTGTCATTGCTTATCTTCTCTACttatctacatacagtatgtggtgcAAGGGAATCATTTGTTTTACTCTGTCATGATGCCTACTGTATGGTactgttgtaaagtgttgatgtgAAGTGTTGTTGAACCGCTTGCTGCAGTGAAGCGAGACCACCCTCTAAGATGGATGGCAGGTAGTCTAGGGGTtttaagagcgttggaccagtaactgaaatgtcaatggttcgaatccccaagccaacgaggtgaaaaatctgtcgatgtccccttgagcaaggtacttaaccctaattgctcctgtaagtcgctctggataagagcctctgctgaatgactaaaatgtcaatgtattcagactgttattCAGTGTTACAGCACGTGATGTGTAAGTGTTTTGTCTGGTTGTGGAAAGATATGATTCATGTATTCTGTTGTTAAACATTTTACCCTCCATATTTCTGAACTGTACTTGATGCTCGTTTTGTATGCCATTaaatgtgctgtgatgttttcagACATAGTACACCAGTCAGTGATacaatatatttctatatatattGGGATGTTTGAAAACAATTAAAGGCGTAGCATTTGCTTGATTTGTTtagtctctttcttctcctccaagAGGATGACAATTTGTCTTTCTATTTGCAGGATCTGTAGATATATTGATCTCGCATAGTAAGTGGGGAAAATAGTGAATCAACACTTCAGACTGCAAAAGCTGTTTTAATCATTTATGCAAAAACAGATGAGTTTATGTCCCATCAACACAGAAGTATCAAGTGCAACTAGgaaagtacatttcctgaagggggatacctagtgtcggatacatttgtact is part of the Salvelinus sp. IW2-2015 linkage group LG36, ASM291031v2, whole genome shotgun sequence genome and encodes:
- the LOC111959821 gene encoding ADP-ribosylation factor-like protein 6: MGLLDKLSXWLGLKKKEVKVLCLGLDNSGKTTIINQLKPSNTQTQDIVPTIGFNIEQFKSSSLSFTVFDMSGQSRYRNLWEHYYKESHAIIFVIDSGDKLRMVVAKEELDTLLNHQDICSRRIPVLLFANKSDLREAMSSVKVSQLLCLENIKDKPWHICASNAVKGEGLQEGVDWLQGT